One segment of Oncorhynchus gorbuscha isolate QuinsamMale2020 ecotype Even-year unplaced genomic scaffold, OgorEven_v1.0 Un_scaffold_2345, whole genome shotgun sequence DNA contains the following:
- the LOC124025688 gene encoding thymosin beta-b, protein MADKPDVSEIAQFDMTKLKKTETEEKNTLPTKEVIDQEKQVES, encoded by the exons ATGGCAGACAAACCAGATGTGAGTGAGATCGCTCAGTTTGACATGACTAAACTGAAGAAGACTGAGACTGAAGAGAAGAACACTCTACCTACCAAAGAGG TCATTGACCAGGAGAAGCAGGTGGAGTCCTAA